A stretch of Arachis hypogaea cultivar Tifrunner chromosome 15, arahy.Tifrunner.gnm2.J5K5, whole genome shotgun sequence DNA encodes these proteins:
- the LOC112747663 gene encoding serine acetyltransferase 2-like, whose product MACLSRRWVPSPDMLSGEHLSHHHHHHHHHHHRIHGGEGVFGSGDEDEGYSKSCTSLPSSAYRLEKVFPVYAMCGSDPESASVLDGSDPVWEAVKEEAKLEAEKEPILSSFLYASILSHDCLEQALAFVIANRLQNPTLLATQLIDIFCNVIMHDKDIQQSIRLDVQAFKDRDPACLSYCTAILYMKGYHSLQVYRVAHALWHQGRKVLALALQSRVSEVFGIDIHPAAKIGEGILLDHGTGVVIGETAVVGNRVSLMQGVTLGGTGKGTGDRHPKVGEGVLIGASATILGNIIIGEGSMIAAGSLVLKDVPPHSVVAGIPANIIGGLHEHDPSLTMKHDATKDFFTK is encoded by the exons ATGGCTTGCCTGAGCCGCCGCTGGGTCCCTAGTCCTGACATGCTCTCCGGAGAACACTtgtcccaccaccaccaccaccaccaccaccatcaccaccgcATCCACGGGGGCGAAGGCGTTTTCGGTTCCGGCGACGAGGACGAGGGCTACTCCAAGAGCTGCACCTCTCTTCCTTCTTCTGCGTACCGGTTGGAGAAGGTTTTTCCCGTTTACGCCATGTGCGGGTCCGACCCGGAGTCTGCGTCCGTGTTAGACGGGTCTGACCCAGTTTGGGAGGCTGTTAAAGAAGAAGCGAAGTTGGAG GCAGAAAAGGAGCCAATCTTGAGCAGCTTCTTGTATGCAAGCATTCTATCGCATGATTGCTTGGAGCAAGCGTTGGCGTTTGTTATTGCAAACCGGCTCCAGAATCCTACCCTTTTGGCTACCCAGCTGATTGATATTTTTTGCAATGTGATCATGCATGACAAAGATATTCAACAATCCATTCGCCTTGATGTCCAG GCATTCAAAGATAGGGATCCTGCTTGTTTGTCATATTGCACAGCAATTTTGTATATGAAG GGTTACCATTCTCTGCAAGTTTATAGAGTAGCCCATGCATTATGGCACCAGGGACGCAAAGTTTTGGCCTTGGCTTTGCAAAGCCGAGTAAGTGAG GTTTTTGGAATTGATATTCATCCAG CTGCAAAAATTGGGGAGGGAATTTTATTAGATCATGGGACTGGCGTGGTTATTGGTGAAACTGCTGTTGTTGGAAACAGAGTTTCATTAATGCAA GGTGTAACATTAGGAGGCACGGGGAAGGGAACAGGTGATCGTCATCCCAAGGTAGGCGAAGGTGTGCTGATTGGTGCTAGTGCAACTATACTTGGGAATATAATAATTGGTGAAGGTTCAATGATAGCTGCTGGATCCCTGGTGTTAAAAGATGTCCCTCCCCACAG TGTTGTGGCAGGGATACCAGCAAATATTATTGGAGGTCTTCATGAGCATGACCCATCTTTAACCATGAAACATG ATGCTACAAAGGATTTTTTTACAAAGTAG
- the LOC112747664 gene encoding isocitrate dehydrogenase [NAD] regulatory subunit 1, mitochondrial-like isoform X1 has translation MASTARSSSTLLKRFLATRINQSRSVTYMPRPGDGAPRAVTLIPGDGIGPLVTGAVEQVMEAIHAPVYFEKFEVHGDMKAVPPAVIESIRKNKVCLKGGLATPMGGGVSSLNVQLRKELDLYASLVNCFNLPGITTRHNNVDIVVIRENTEGEYSGLEHEVVPGVVESLKVITKFCSERIAKYAFEYAYLNNRKKVTAVHKANIMKLADGLFLESCREVATKYPGIKYNEIIVDNCCMQLVSKPEQFDVMVTPNLYGNLVANTAAGIAGGTGVMPGGNVGAEHAVFEQGASAGNVGSGKEVEEKKANPVALLLSSAMMLRHLQFPAFADRLETAVKRVILEGQCRTHDLGGTSTTQEVVDAVLDALN, from the exons ATGGCGTCGACAGCACGATCTTCCTCCACGCTCCTCAAGCGATTCCTGGCCACGCGCATCAACCAGTCCCGCTCCGTTACCTATATGCCCCGTCCCGGAGACGGCGCCCCGCGCGCCGTCACACTGATTCCCGGCGATGGGATCGGTCCTCTGGTCACCGGCGCCGTTGAGCAGGTGATGGAGGCGATTCACGCGCCGGTGTACTTCGAGAAGTTCGAGGTCCACGGCGACATGAAGGCGGTGCCGCCGGCGGTGATTGAGTCGATCCGGAAGAACAAGGTGTGCCTCAAGGGAGGACTCGCGACGCCGATGGGCGGCGGTGTGAGCTCACTGAACGTGCAGCTGAGGAAGGAGCTCGACCTCTACGCTTCACTCGTCAACTGTTTCAACCTCCCTGGTATCACCACGCGCCACAACAACGTCGACATCGTCGTAATCAGGGAGAACACCGAAGGCGAGTACTCCGGCCTCGAGCACGAGGTCGTCCCCGGCGTCGTTGAAAGCCTCAAG GTAATAACGAAGTTCTGTTCGGAGCGCATTGCTAAATATGCTTTCGAGTATGCTTACCTTAATAACAGAAAGAAAGTGACTGCTGTGCACAAAGCAAACATTATGAAGCTTGCAGATGGTTTATTCTTGGAATCTTGTCGGGAGGTTGCAACAAAGTATCCCGGAATCAAGTATAACGAAATTATTGTAGATAACTGCTGCATGCAGCTTGTATCAAAGCCTGAGCAGTTTGATGTCATG GTGACCCCCAATCTGTATGGAAATCTCGTTGCGAATACAGCAGCAGGTATTGCTGGAGGTACTGGTGTCATGCCAGGAG GAAATGTTGGGGCTGAGCATGCTGTGTTTGAGCAAGGTGCTTCAGCTGGGAATGTTGGCAGTGGGAAGGAAGTGGAAGAGAAGAAAGCCAACCCTGTGGCGCTGCTTCTTTCGTCAGCCATGATGCTGAGACACCTCCAGTTTCCTGCATTTGCTGACAGACTGGAAACTGCCGTGAAACGTGTAATTCTAGAGGGTCAATGCCGGACACATGACCTTGGAGGGACAAGCACCACTCAAGAGGTTGTTGATGCTGTGTTAGATGCTTTAAACTGA
- the LOC112747664 gene encoding isocitrate dehydrogenase [NAD] regulatory subunit 1, mitochondrial-like isoform X2 has translation MASTARSSSTLLKRFLATRINQSRSVTYMPRPGDGAPRAVTLIPGDGIGPLVTGAVEQVMEAIHAPVYFEKFEVHGDMKAVPPAVIESIRKNKVCLKGGLATPMGGGVSSLNVQLRKELDLYASLVNCFNLPGITTRHNNVDIVVIRENTEGEYSGLEHEVVPGVVESLKFCSERIAKYAFEYAYLNNRKKVTAVHKANIMKLADGLFLESCREVATKYPGIKYNEIIVDNCCMQLVSKPEQFDVMVTPNLYGNLVANTAAGIAGGTGVMPGGNVGAEHAVFEQGASAGNVGSGKEVEEKKANPVALLLSSAMMLRHLQFPAFADRLETAVKRVILEGQCRTHDLGGTSTTQEVVDAVLDALN, from the exons ATGGCGTCGACAGCACGATCTTCCTCCACGCTCCTCAAGCGATTCCTGGCCACGCGCATCAACCAGTCCCGCTCCGTTACCTATATGCCCCGTCCCGGAGACGGCGCCCCGCGCGCCGTCACACTGATTCCCGGCGATGGGATCGGTCCTCTGGTCACCGGCGCCGTTGAGCAGGTGATGGAGGCGATTCACGCGCCGGTGTACTTCGAGAAGTTCGAGGTCCACGGCGACATGAAGGCGGTGCCGCCGGCGGTGATTGAGTCGATCCGGAAGAACAAGGTGTGCCTCAAGGGAGGACTCGCGACGCCGATGGGCGGCGGTGTGAGCTCACTGAACGTGCAGCTGAGGAAGGAGCTCGACCTCTACGCTTCACTCGTCAACTGTTTCAACCTCCCTGGTATCACCACGCGCCACAACAACGTCGACATCGTCGTAATCAGGGAGAACACCGAAGGCGAGTACTCCGGCCTCGAGCACGAGGTCGTCCCCGGCGTCGTTGAAAGCCTCAAG TTCTGTTCGGAGCGCATTGCTAAATATGCTTTCGAGTATGCTTACCTTAATAACAGAAAGAAAGTGACTGCTGTGCACAAAGCAAACATTATGAAGCTTGCAGATGGTTTATTCTTGGAATCTTGTCGGGAGGTTGCAACAAAGTATCCCGGAATCAAGTATAACGAAATTATTGTAGATAACTGCTGCATGCAGCTTGTATCAAAGCCTGAGCAGTTTGATGTCATG GTGACCCCCAATCTGTATGGAAATCTCGTTGCGAATACAGCAGCAGGTATTGCTGGAGGTACTGGTGTCATGCCAGGAG GAAATGTTGGGGCTGAGCATGCTGTGTTTGAGCAAGGTGCTTCAGCTGGGAATGTTGGCAGTGGGAAGGAAGTGGAAGAGAAGAAAGCCAACCCTGTGGCGCTGCTTCTTTCGTCAGCCATGATGCTGAGACACCTCCAGTTTCCTGCATTTGCTGACAGACTGGAAACTGCCGTGAAACGTGTAATTCTAGAGGGTCAATGCCGGACACATGACCTTGGAGGGACAAGCACCACTCAAGAGGTTGTTGATGCTGTGTTAGATGCTTTAAACTGA